The Oreochromis niloticus isolate F11D_XX linkage group LG15, O_niloticus_UMD_NMBU, whole genome shotgun sequence genome includes a region encoding these proteins:
- the slc2a12 gene encoding solute carrier family 2, facilitated glucose transporter member 12 has protein sequence MMESSSETKRMTSYLPSNPSAENQKLTSPREPGCSWLVVVAAIAASLSGLMLGYEMGLTSGVLLQLRGLLSLSCREQELLVSSHLLGALLVCLAGGTFLDRYGRRCSLLLSAVLVVGGTVVLIAVASFVALTLGRVIVGMGTSLSGTAACLYIAEISPRERRGLLVTLYELMLVVGVMLGFGCSYAFATVPHGWVYTFGLVIPPALLQIGALIFLPPSPRFLVAQGKVERAKKVLARMRGASKERVEVELRDIQVGLKEESEHSFLELFSAKANLRSRLLIGVALVFLQQATGQPNILSYASPLLRSVGFNSDAAATLASTGFGVVKVVGTIPAVLLVDRLGPKSFLCVGAVAMGLSLAALGTLTLQSHTHLTSLCNSQSPLNNTYMPWDLNETFTDFENSGTLSTHLENQWNSEQVEGLKTENDAVWESVGGRTHVEVSSSLKWASLISLLMYVAAFSISLGPMVYVVLSEIFPMGVRGRAVSVVSAVNWATNLLISMTFLTITENIGVPNVMFLYSTMSFVLLVFVILFVPDTKGRTLEEISKELAKKKTFKVRLSRPVQPQESLIRDSKPTESSKHLTT, from the exons GCTGCAGCTGGCTGGTGGTGGTTGCAGCCATAGCGGCCTCTCTGAGCGGCCTGATGTTGGGCTACGAAATGGGCCTGACCTCTGGTGTCCTGCTGCAGCTGCGGggcctcctctctctctcctgcaggGAACAGGAACTGCTGGTCAGCTCCCACCTGCTCGGTGCACTCCTCGTCTGCCTGGCCGGAGGAACATTTTTAGATCGCTACGGCCGACGCTGCTCTTTGCTCCTGAGTGCTGTTCTAGTAGTTGGCGGCACCGTTGTGCTCATCGCTGTGGCTTCTTTTGTTGCACTGACACTTGGCCGTGTAATTGTGGGCATGGGAACATCTCTTTCAGGGACAGCAGCTTGTTTGTACATTGCAGAGATCTCACCGAGGGAGAGGAGGGGTCTGCTGGTGACGCTGTACGAGTTGATGTTGGTTGTCGGTGTAATGCTGGGATTCGGTTGTAGTTACGCCTTTGCTACCGTACCTCATGGCTGGGTCTATACATTTGGACTAGTAATTCCTCCAGCACTCCTGCAAATAGGTGCGCTCATATTCCTCCCACCCAGTCCACGCTTCCTCGTTGCTCAGGGCAAAGTGGAGCGGGCGAAAAAAGTGCTGGCCAGAATGAGAGGCGCAAGTAAGGAGCGTGTGGAAGTGGAGCTCAGGGATATCCAGGTTGGACTGAAAGAAGAATCAGAGCATAGCTTCTTGGAGCTCTTCAGTGCCAAAGCTAACCTGCGTTCACGGCTCCTAATAGGTGTGGCCTTAGTCTTCCTCCAGCAGGCTACTGGACAGCCCAACATTCTTTCCTATGCTTCACCACTTCTCCGCAGCGTTGGCTTCAACAGTGATGCTGCAGCAACCCTGGCCTCCACGGGGTTCGGAGTCGTAAAAGTAGTCGGTACCATCCCTGCCGTGTTGCTGGTCGACCGTTTGGGACCCAAGAGCTTTTTGTGTGTGGGTGCTGTCGCTATGGGATTGTCGCTGGCTGCCCTCGGTACATTGACTCTACAAAGTCACACTCACCTCACAAGCCTGTGCAATAGCCAAAGCCCTCTAAACAATACTTATATGCCATGGGATTTAAACGAAACCTTCACAGACTTTGAGAATAGTGGCACTTTGTCTACCCACCTCGAAAACCAGTGGAACAGTGAACAGGTGGAGGGGCTCAAAACAGAGAATGATGCAGTGTGGGAATCAGTAGGAGGAAGGACTCATGTTGAAGTTTCTTCCTCACTGAAGTGGGCGTCATTGATCAGCCTGCTGATGTATGTGGCAGCCTTCTCAATTAGTCTTGGACCAA TGGTGTACGTCGTTCTCAGTGAGATCTTTCCGATGGGAGTCAGAGGTAGAGCTGTATCGGTGGTGTCAGCTGTAAACTGGGCCACAAATCTGCTGATCTCCATGACCTTCCTCACCATCACGG aaaacattggtGTGCCCAATGTTATGTTCCTGTACTCCACCATGAGCTTTGTTCTGCTGGTATTCGTCATCCTCTTTGTCCCTGACACCAAAGGTCGCACACTGGAGGAGATATCAAAAGAGCTGGCTAAGAA GAAGACTTTTAAGGTGAGACTTTCCAGGCCGGTTCAACCTCAAGAGAGTCTGATCAGGGACAGCAAACCTACAGAGTCCAGCAAACATCTGACTACTTAA
- the tbpl1 gene encoding TATA box-binding protein-like 1, whose translation MDSSNDEALDIIITNVVATFRTRCHLNLRTIALEGTNVIYKPEVGKVLMKLRKPMITASIWSSGKIICTGATSEDEAKLGARRLARCLQKLGFKVRFSAFKVVNVLAVCSMPFAVHLIDFTKNNRPIASYEPELHPAATYRIKNLKATIQVFSTGSLTVTGPNVQNVATAVEQVYPLLFECQKPLCK comes from the exons ATGGATTCAAGCAATGATGAGGCACTTGATATTATTATCACCAATGTGGTGGCAACCTTTCGGACCCGGTGTCACCTCAACCTCCGCACCATCGCCTTAGAAGGAACAAATGTCATCTATAAGCCAGAAGTAGGG AAAGTCCTGATGAAACTTCGTAAGCCTATGATAACTGCTTCAATCTGGTCTTCAGGGAAAATCATCTGCACTGGAGCAACAAG tgaggATGAGGCGAAGCTCGGTGCTCGCAGGTTAGCACGCTGTCTGCAGAAACTAGGCTTCAAG GTGAGGTTTTCAGCCTTCAAAGTTGTGAATGTGCTGGCAGTGTGCTCCATGCCATTTGCAGTCCATCTTATAGACTTCACGAAGAATAACCGACCCATTGCCAG TTATGAACCTGAGCTCCACCCAGCTGCTACGTACAGGATCAAAAATCTAAAGGCGACTATACAAGTGTTCTCAACTGGCAGCCTTACAGTTACAG GACCAAATGTCCAGAACGTGGCCACAGCAGTGGAGCAAGTCTACCCGCTACTGTTTGAGTGTCAGAAACCCCTCTGCAAATGA